The Arachis hypogaea cultivar Tifrunner chromosome 19, arahy.Tifrunner.gnm2.J5K5, whole genome shotgun sequence genome has a window encoding:
- the LOC114925935 gene encoding uncharacterized protein, which yields MIESERLSFIKHNQPKLRVDKYIALHESLVRGEASAVATGQRIILPSIFTGSPRYMFNDYKDAFAICKYADVCTVEFQKRGLPHPHILLFMHPLSKPKSPNDIDKLILAEIPDKIKRPKQYAAIEKYMVHSPCAKNNSKSSCMLNGRCSKYFPKPFRSRTMIDDGGFPKYKRMNNGRIVTKNNTALDNSYIVPYNPSLLLKYGCPINVEHTCQMSAIKYLFKYVHKGNDQITASFYQTLVDGESEQVVDEICNYYDCRYISACEVAWCIFRYDIQQKEPSVIRLPFHLPNEHPVVFRDYKNIVDVIDRVDGKLTKLLAWMLANMLFPYGRNLTYSQFPKKFVWKDDICGCQGNRESPLVGFRMFPVATVKIITYDFCLTYKRDASAMFICAQSTRLCLANGRSLKEFDKMSYPSSKVIDGLEDRLLLDELNFDVEALTKELNNNLSNMNIGQRKAFDVIIQAVNGNAGGFFFVYSCGSIGKMYLYRTLLASIRSKRGSVLNVASSGIASLLLPNGRIAHSRFKIPLELTEDSDKAPMVNKLCYKALDKCFRDILSSEPYYDAELPFGGKVVVLGGDFRQILSVIPIGSCQDIVHLAVNASYLWQHCTILTLTVNMCLTVGPTDKVVDDVIEFSKWLLDIGDGLVGDSMDGELMSG from the exons ATGATTGAGTCTGAACGGCTTAGTTTTATCAAACATAACCAACCCAAACTAAGGGTGGACAAATACATTGCACTGCATGAGTCATTGGTTAGGGGAGAGGCAAGTGCCGTTGCAACTGGACAGAGGATTATACTACCGAGTATCTTCACTGGCAGTCCTCGGTACATGTTCAATGACTACAAGGATGCATTTGCAATTTGCAAATATGCAG ACGTCTGCACAGTAGAATTCCAAAAACGAGGACTCCCACATCCGCACATACTGCTGTTCATGCATCCTCTATCCAAGCCTAAGTCACCAAATGATATTGACAAACTAATCTTAGCTGAGATTCCAGACAAGATCAAGAGGCCAAAACAGTATGCGGCAATTGAAAAGTACATGGTCCATAGCCCGTGTGCCAAGAATAATAGTAAAAGCTCCTGCATGTTAAATGGTCGGTGCTCAAAGTATTTTCCAAAGCCCTTTAGATCAAGGACAATGATTGATGATGGTGGGTTCCCCAAGTATAAGAGGATGAATAATGGTCGGATAGTAACAAAGAATAATACAGCCCTTGATAATTCATATATTGTACCGTACAACCCATCACTACTACTAAAATACGGTTGCCCTATAAATGTTGAGCACACCTGCCAGATGTCCGCAATAAAGTATTTGTTTAAGTACGTTCACAAAGGCAATGATCAGATAACTGCTTCTTTCTACCAAACCCTTGTTGACGGTGAGTCTGAACAAGTGGTAGATGAGATATGCAACTATTATGATTGTCGATATATCTCAGCCTGTGAGGTAGCTTGGTGTATTTTTAGGTATGACATCCAACAGAAGGAACCTTCGGTCATCAGGCTTCCTTTTCATCTGCCAAATGAACACCCTGTTGTATTCAGGGAttacaaaaatattgttgatgtaATAGATAGGGTTGATGGCAAGCTAACAAAGCTATTGGCCTGGATGCTTGCGAATATGTTGTTTCCTTATGGTCGTAATCTTACATACAGTCAATTTCCTAAAAAATTTGTATGGAAAGACGACATATGTGGATGCCAAGGAAACAGGGAATCTCCATTGGTAGGCTTTCGCATGTTCCCCGTGGCAACGGTGAAGATTATTACTTACGACTTTTGCTTAACATACAAAAGAGATGCCTCAGCTATGTTCATTTGTGCACAGTCAACGAGGTTGTGTTTG GCTAATGGAAGATCTCTTAAAGAGTTTGACAAGATGTCATACCCAAGTTCGAAAGTTATTGACGGCTTAGAGGATCGACTCCTGCTAGATGAGCTGAACTTTGATGTCGAGGCCCTAACAAAGGAGCTTAACAACAACCTATCTAATATGAATATAGGTCAGAGAAAAGCATTTGATGTCATCATACAGGCAGTCAATGGTAATGCTGGAGGATTCTTCTTTGTTTATAGCTGCGGTAGTATCGGTAAAATGTATCTATATAGGACTCTATTAGCTTCAATTCGAAGCAAAAGGGGCAGTGTACTGAATGTTGCATCTAGTGGGATTGCTTCTTTATTGCTTCCAAACGGACGCATAGCTCATTCAAGGTTTAAGATACCGCTGGAGTTGACAGAGGACTCA GATAAGGCACCAATGGTCAACAAACTTTGCTATAAAGCACTCGACAAGTGCTTTCGTGACATCCTGAGCTCAGAACCATATTATGATGCAGAATTACCTTTCGGAGGTAAGGTGGTGGTACTAGGAGGTGATTTTAGACAGATTCTTTCAGTCATTCCAATAGGCTCCTGTCAGGATATTGTTCATTTAGCTGTCAATGCTTCGTATCTATGGCAACATTGTACTATTCTAACCCTGACAGTGAACATGTGTTTAACGGTTGGACCAACAGATAAAGTGGTGGATGATGTTATTGAGTTCTCAAAATGGCTGTTGGATATTGGGGATGGCTTGGTTGGGGATTCTATGGATGgggagttgatgagcggataa